A part of Terriglobus roseus genomic DNA contains:
- a CDS encoding NAD(P)H-binding protein, with amino-acid sequence MFAIIGASGNVGRSTSSALRQAGMPVRAIVRDSAKGAPLRELGCEVAVADLQNPASLEKAICDADTVQVILPLRPLVKDPAGDLSLSGTSIIHALRQTRPSRVLAISDYGAHVSENIGMPSIFHEFESLLHTVESYKLILRSAEHMHNWGRVIPVALSSGTLPTFQDPIEMVLPTISAQDLGLIAARLLLRPQSGSDLDIVHAEGPRRYSASDVATALSELSGRTIHAHAVPRSQWKSAFEQLPTSLADLLIKANDAKNKGGLVDVEPNADEVIYGTTELIEALKRFTNSPHNSQNLGRL; translated from the coding sequence ATGTTTGCAATCATCGGGGCATCGGGAAACGTCGGACGTTCAACATCTTCAGCACTACGACAAGCGGGCATGCCTGTGCGAGCAATTGTTCGCGACTCGGCAAAGGGCGCTCCACTCAGAGAACTGGGGTGTGAAGTTGCTGTTGCCGACTTGCAGAACCCGGCTTCTCTCGAGAAGGCAATCTGCGATGCGGATACCGTGCAGGTCATCCTCCCACTGCGGCCTCTGGTGAAGGATCCAGCAGGAGACTTGTCCCTCTCGGGCACCAGCATCATCCACGCGCTCCGACAGACGCGTCCCAGTCGCGTGCTGGCCATTTCTGATTACGGGGCACACGTCTCCGAGAACATCGGCATGCCCAGCATCTTCCACGAATTCGAAAGCCTGCTTCACACGGTCGAAAGTTATAAGCTGATCCTCCGTTCCGCGGAACACATGCACAATTGGGGACGCGTAATCCCAGTGGCGCTCTCATCTGGAACTCTCCCGACCTTCCAAGATCCAATCGAGATGGTGCTGCCAACCATCTCAGCACAAGATCTCGGTCTCATCGCGGCCAGACTGCTCCTCCGACCTCAAAGTGGAAGTGATCTTGACATCGTCCACGCGGAAGGACCGCGCCGCTATAGCGCAAGTGATGTGGCGACAGCTCTGAGTGAGTTGTCAGGTCGCACGATCCATGCTCATGCCGTCCCTCGGTCACAATGGAAAAGTGCGTTCGAACAGTTGCCCACGAGCCTTGCCGATCTTCTGATCAAAGCGAACGATGCGAAAAACAAAGGCGGCCTAGTTGATGTTGAGCCGAATGCGGATGAGGTGATTTATGGCACGACCGAACTCATTGAAGCTCTAAAGCGGTTCACGAATTCGCCGCACAATTCGCAAAATCTGGGAAGACTCTGA
- a CDS encoding response regulator transcription factor, whose amino-acid sequence MRILVIEDDPKLSSILRDGLEKQAYRVTTALEGQEGLALGRDYPFELILLDAMLPGLDGFSIARELRRSKISTHIMMLTSRDATSDVVHGLDSGVDDYLTKPFSFEELFARLRALARRGAGSKSLCYEIGDLSLDPMTHIATRSGVPIALTRTEHLLLEYLMRNPNVVLRRDAIINAVWGYETTVENNTLDAFMKQLRFKVDAAHDQKLIQTVRGFGYKLTAGQL is encoded by the coding sequence ATGCGAATTCTGGTGATCGAGGACGACCCGAAGTTGTCCTCCATTTTGCGGGATGGGCTTGAGAAGCAAGCGTATCGGGTCACGACAGCTCTCGAGGGGCAGGAGGGGTTAGCGCTCGGGCGCGATTATCCATTCGAGCTGATTTTGCTCGACGCCATGCTACCCGGTCTCGATGGATTTAGCATTGCTCGAGAGCTTCGCAGAAGTAAAATCTCGACGCACATCATGATGTTGACATCGCGAGATGCGACCTCTGACGTGGTGCATGGGCTAGACAGCGGCGTTGATGACTATCTCACAAAGCCATTCTCGTTCGAAGAACTGTTCGCACGTCTCCGCGCACTCGCTCGAAGAGGTGCTGGTTCTAAGAGCCTCTGTTACGAGATCGGCGATCTCTCCCTTGATCCCATGACACATATTGCAACACGGTCCGGAGTGCCCATTGCGCTAACCCGGACGGAACACTTGTTGCTTGAATACCTGATGCGAAATCCCAATGTTGTTTTACGCAGAGATGCCATCATCAATGCGGTGTGGGGTTACGAGACGACGGTAGAAAACAACACTCTGGACGCGTTCATGAAGCAGCTTCGTTTTAAGGTAGATGCCGCACACGATCAAAAGTTGATTCAGACGGTGCGGGGCTTTGGATATAAGCTCACGGCGGGACAGCTGTGA
- a CDS encoding DUF417 family protein: MAGYFKPKAGIHGGLVGVVMFFTTSTMLFSTPGALISVPGISGMRYMSFLGLFLYKDILVLGISFYLIDYFGKKVTSPNK, from the coding sequence ATCGCCGGTTACTTCAAACCGAAGGCGGGTATTCATGGCGGTCTTGTGGGTGTGGTTATGTTCTTCACGACCAGCACCATGCTCTTCAGCACTCCAGGTGCGCTCATTTCTGTACCAGGCATCTCCGGTATGCGGTACATGAGTTTTCTTGGCCTGTTTCTCTACAAGGACATCCTCGTTCTAGGTATCTCGTTTTACCTGATCGACTACTTCGGTAAGAAAGTAACCTCTCCTAACAAGTGA
- a CDS encoding sensor histidine kinase — protein MSTIRFRLTVWYAALVTATVLVLGIVVYVSAAWGVRKAADAELTSGLNGIETFLNHKLAIHEMNNLGEELREHSSLMPRGKMFRVRDGNGVLVYQPDAMAPVSDLQPYAAELHKGNQVSDGHVFRTISRMAQIGPYKFSLQAAVDQTDYRNLINRLALLLAACLPLAGILAALGGHWMSGRVLTPVDRITATASTIDAHNLQLRLSLQGNGDELDQLSQTINSMLDRIESAYDRVAQFTADASHELRSPVAVVRSTAELLLMDLADGNRIRRGLTNIVEESDSMARLIADLLTLARSGLEANAGQRELFDLGASVSALVPRAREQASLKHIDLVLHESGVSLPVQSNQMVAERVFMILVDNAIRYTPTGGSITVGTWREDNRCCLSVTDTGIGIAPEHQSRIFDRFYRVDSARTPGDGGSGLGLAIARNLLELHGGGISVESQRGKGSSFLVWFDTSDTQAPARGLNFSTV, from the coding sequence GTGTCTACCATCCGTTTCCGGCTTACAGTTTGGTACGCGGCGCTTGTTACAGCAACGGTATTGGTGCTGGGTATCGTCGTGTACGTTTCAGCCGCATGGGGAGTGCGCAAGGCCGCAGATGCGGAGTTGACTTCGGGACTCAATGGCATCGAGACATTTCTCAATCACAAGCTTGCGATACACGAAATGAATAACCTCGGAGAAGAGTTACGCGAACACTCATCACTGATGCCGCGCGGCAAAATGTTCCGCGTACGTGATGGCAATGGTGTTCTGGTCTACCAGCCTGACGCAATGGCTCCCGTATCCGATCTCCAGCCTTACGCGGCAGAACTCCACAAAGGGAATCAAGTAAGTGATGGTCATGTGTTTCGCACCATTAGTCGCATGGCACAGATTGGACCCTACAAGTTTTCATTGCAAGCTGCAGTCGATCAAACCGACTATCGCAATCTGATTAACCGTCTGGCCCTCCTGCTTGCCGCATGTCTGCCTCTAGCCGGCATACTTGCTGCACTTGGCGGACATTGGATGAGCGGACGCGTCCTTACTCCTGTGGATCGCATCACGGCCACGGCAAGCACGATCGATGCTCACAACCTTCAACTGCGGTTAAGTCTGCAGGGCAATGGAGATGAACTCGACCAGCTATCCCAAACGATAAATTCCATGCTGGATCGAATCGAGTCGGCTTATGATCGTGTTGCACAGTTCACTGCAGATGCGTCACATGAACTGCGTTCTCCAGTAGCCGTAGTGCGGTCCACGGCAGAACTTCTGCTGATGGATCTGGCGGATGGGAACAGGATTCGACGCGGTCTCACAAACATCGTGGAAGAGAGCGATTCGATGGCACGACTCATCGCTGATCTTCTGACTCTCGCGCGAAGCGGTTTAGAAGCAAATGCAGGGCAGCGAGAGCTCTTCGATTTAGGTGCTTCTGTGTCAGCACTCGTTCCACGAGCAAGAGAGCAGGCATCCTTGAAGCACATTGATTTGGTACTCCATGAGAGTGGGGTCTCGCTTCCGGTGCAGAGCAATCAAATGGTTGCCGAACGTGTCTTTATGATTCTGGTCGACAACGCGATTCGTTATACCCCAACAGGTGGCTCCATCACCGTCGGTACATGGCGCGAGGATAATCGATGCTGTCTTAGCGTGACAGACACAGGGATTGGTATCGCGCCGGAACATCAGAGCCGCATTTTTGATCGCTTCTATCGTGTTGATTCCGCACGTACTCCTGGCGACGGGGGAAGCGGTTTGGGGCTTGCCATCGCACGAAACCTGCTAGAGCTACATGGCGGAGGAATTTCTGTTGAAAGTCAGCGAGGAAAAGGGTCGAGTTTCCTCGTGTGGTTCGATACAAGCGATACCCAAGCGCCGGCAAGAGGTCTGAATTTTTCCACCGTTTGA
- a CDS encoding PLP-dependent aminotransferase family protein, which yields MSRIVSSFELSIKNRPPHQVLTKWLYEELRNAILEGRLEAGARLPASRDFARQYGLSRGTVVSVFERLLDEGYISSRVGVGTWINPIAATVPPHKPQTSTPPAYVGNVISSYVRPKPYVDLVWKAACLPFRASDPAVAEFPAEIWGRIAAKRSRNFRSWLDTPADGSGYPPLRDAIAHYLRTSRGVRCSSDQIVIVSGIQQALDLLARVLLKRGDAVWMEDPGYFGASIAFNNVGARIIAVPVDEDGLSVAAGKKLSPHAKGVYLTPAHQFPLGVTMSLERRIALLQWASRTGAFVIEDDYDSEYRFRGQPVPALQSLDENSNVILIGSFSKTLFPSLRVGYVVLPPSLVNYFMAFRFQTDFRNASFDQAVLCDFIVDGHLARHLRKMRDLYAGRLEALIEGGNRYLGGLLEISNVRAGLYTVGFLDNGMTSRQAEKAAAARGVEAIGIDRYTLKRPDPKGVLLGFAAHHETAIRKALIQLARAWS from the coding sequence ATGTCACGAATCGTCAGTTCGTTCGAGTTGAGTATTAAGAATCGTCCCCCTCATCAGGTGTTGACGAAGTGGCTTTACGAAGAGCTGCGCAACGCGATTCTAGAAGGCAGGCTTGAAGCTGGCGCCAGACTGCCAGCCTCGCGTGATTTCGCTCGACAATACGGACTGTCGCGCGGAACAGTCGTCAGCGTCTTCGAGCGCTTGCTGGACGAGGGCTACATATCTAGCAGAGTGGGAGTGGGTACTTGGATCAATCCGATCGCAGCGACTGTCCCACCTCATAAGCCGCAGACGTCGACGCCTCCCGCTTATGTTGGAAACGTTATCTCGTCGTATGTGCGACCAAAGCCCTACGTCGACCTTGTATGGAAAGCGGCGTGCCTTCCCTTCCGCGCGTCGGACCCGGCCGTTGCGGAATTCCCAGCCGAGATTTGGGGACGTATCGCCGCCAAGCGCTCTCGCAATTTCAGGTCATGGCTTGATACACCGGCAGATGGAAGTGGCTATCCACCACTGCGCGATGCCATCGCGCACTATTTGCGGACATCGCGTGGCGTGCGCTGCAGCTCGGATCAGATCGTGATTGTCTCTGGAATACAACAGGCACTCGATCTGTTGGCGCGCGTGCTTCTGAAGCGTGGGGATGCGGTATGGATGGAAGACCCTGGCTACTTTGGAGCGAGCATTGCGTTTAACAACGTCGGCGCAAGAATCATCGCCGTGCCGGTAGATGAAGATGGACTCTCGGTTGCTGCCGGCAAGAAACTTTCCCCGCATGCCAAGGGGGTTTATTTAACACCGGCCCATCAGTTTCCCTTAGGAGTAACGATGTCTTTAGAGAGACGAATCGCCCTACTCCAATGGGCCTCTCGTACCGGCGCTTTCGTAATCGAGGACGACTATGACAGCGAATACAGGTTCCGGGGTCAGCCAGTACCCGCGTTGCAAAGCCTGGATGAAAATTCAAACGTCATTCTCATCGGATCGTTCAGCAAGACATTGTTCCCATCGTTACGTGTGGGCTATGTCGTCTTGCCTCCGTCGCTCGTAAATTACTTCATGGCCTTCCGCTTTCAAACAGATTTCCGCAATGCGAGTTTTGATCAGGCGGTGCTCTGCGACTTCATCGTGGACGGACATCTCGCGCGTCATCTGCGCAAAATGCGTGATCTGTATGCGGGCCGCCTTGAGGCATTGATCGAAGGCGGCAATAGATACCTCGGCGGGCTGCTTGAAATCTCAAACGTTAGGGCTGGACTCTACACGGTGGGATTCCTAGACAATGGGATGACATCGCGACAGGCAGAAAAAGCAGCTGCTGCGCGAGGAGTTGAGGCCATCGGGATCGACCGCTACACGTTGAAACGTCCCGACCCGAAGGGTGTGCTGCTGGGATTTGCTGCCCATCATGAGACCGCGATTCGAAAAGCACTCATTCAACTCGCTAGAGCGTGGAGTTGA
- a CDS encoding helix-turn-helix domain-containing protein, translating into MGRNESVTKLDLVNSQVASTHSPLRHVLPQSAVTIAPIHEIALVRSVTSDVFGLRSLLISIGVIPAGMEGSWEDDADCQILRLSFQPSLLEEVAEQMGRNSSKVDLAPRFALRDTRIEAIGWAIKEDLEADTPADPLYIELLTNALAVRLVELAFDRASHGERSHTPRLSARQLRILIDYIETNLDQRLHLADLESIAGVGTTRLKTLFRNSTGTPVHRYVIGRRIEYARAMLSTTKMPASQIALAAGFTHQSHMSSTMRRVLGHAPSEIPHP; encoded by the coding sequence TTGGGGAGAAACGAGTCTGTTACCAAACTTGACCTAGTGAACTCCCAAGTGGCTTCGACACATTCACCTTTGCGTCATGTCCTTCCACAATCAGCTGTCACGATCGCTCCCATCCATGAAATTGCCCTTGTTCGCAGCGTGACAAGTGACGTCTTCGGGCTTCGTAGCCTTCTTATCAGCATCGGTGTCATTCCCGCCGGGATGGAAGGTTCTTGGGAGGACGACGCGGACTGTCAGATTCTGCGCCTGAGCTTCCAGCCCTCTCTCCTCGAAGAAGTTGCTGAGCAGATGGGGAGGAACTCCAGCAAGGTTGACCTCGCACCACGCTTTGCTCTTCGCGACACCCGTATCGAAGCGATAGGGTGGGCGATCAAAGAGGATCTGGAGGCGGATACTCCCGCCGATCCGCTTTATATCGAACTTCTGACGAACGCCTTGGCTGTGCGACTGGTTGAGTTAGCTTTCGACCGTGCTTCGCATGGAGAAAGGTCCCACACGCCACGACTATCTGCGCGTCAACTCCGCATTCTGATCGACTATATCGAGACCAACCTCGATCAGAGACTTCATCTGGCCGATCTCGAGTCAATTGCCGGTGTCGGCACGACCCGTCTGAAGACGCTCTTCCGCAATAGCACCGGAACACCCGTCCATCGCTATGTCATTGGTCGTCGCATTGAATACGCGCGAGCGATGTTATCCACGACGAAGATGCCCGCAAGTCAGATCGCCCTCGCGGCTGGATTTACGCACCAAAGTCACATGTCTTCGACGATGCGTCGTGTTCTCGGCCATGCTCCAAGCGAGATCCCTCACCCGTAG
- a CDS encoding YncE family protein, whose translation MTSRFYSIAALAVVCVHVLFAQTPSKSANDPIQQIREIKLPASITGSFDHLAVDVKRNRLFVAAEDVRQVLIVDLKSGGVMGTIASQRPHDVIFRPETDRLYVTDGGDGSLDIYDGESYKLIKRISLEKDADALGFDPSRKLMYAVNGGGDAGKKFSLLSIVDTVKAEKVQDLQVNGDTLEAMALDAYRPRVYVNDKATNEVVVFDRYRNTEVARWPLQNCKTNVAMALDESRQRLFVGCRSGNIAVLDSNTGKQVANLPIHSSVDDLIYETATRRLYASTDGSLDIYDQVDLDHYQSRGAQPTGARARTAYLSTELNQLFVAVPKSATSTAHILVFQPTNTFPPRAVPKDVKEPVDAPAAEQIVLKELSAHPTLRRMGLHVIPPGQKTMILIANGNETRLGIHTSPGDFAAVKEGGIYGPRIEDGQFYNMKMPMFDAQHRNIGILVMEIPCTTAGNEKEAAEQADRIRAEVASQIPDLQSLFVTSSR comes from the coding sequence ATGACCTCCAGGTTCTATTCAATCGCTGCACTTGCAGTTGTTTGTGTTCATGTGTTGTTTGCTCAAACTCCTTCAAAGAGTGCGAATGATCCGATTCAACAGATTCGCGAAATCAAACTGCCTGCATCAATAACTGGAAGCTTTGATCACTTAGCCGTTGATGTGAAGAGGAACCGCCTGTTTGTTGCGGCGGAAGATGTAAGGCAGGTCTTGATTGTTGATCTGAAAAGTGGTGGTGTGATGGGTACTATTGCATCGCAACGCCCCCACGATGTGATCTTTCGCCCGGAAACTGATCGTTTATATGTCACTGATGGTGGCGATGGATCGCTCGACATTTACGACGGTGAAAGCTACAAACTGATCAAACGAATCAGTCTTGAAAAGGACGCGGACGCATTGGGTTTTGACCCATCCCGTAAGCTCATGTATGCCGTAAATGGCGGAGGAGACGCCGGGAAGAAGTTTTCATTGCTGAGCATTGTCGATACGGTGAAGGCAGAGAAAGTACAAGACCTTCAGGTGAATGGCGACACGCTGGAAGCGATGGCTCTCGACGCGTACCGTCCACGTGTCTACGTTAATGACAAAGCGACGAATGAAGTTGTCGTTTTTGATCGCTATCGCAATACCGAAGTTGCGCGTTGGCCTTTGCAGAACTGCAAGACGAACGTTGCCATGGCGCTTGATGAGTCCCGCCAAAGGCTGTTTGTCGGTTGCCGTAGCGGGAACATTGCAGTGCTGGATAGCAATACGGGCAAGCAGGTGGCTAACCTGCCTATTCACAGCAGTGTAGACGACTTGATTTATGAGACCGCTACACGTCGTCTCTATGCAAGCACCGATGGTTCGTTGGACATCTATGATCAGGTCGATCTGGATCACTATCAAAGCCGTGGAGCCCAGCCGACAGGTGCAAGGGCCCGTACGGCATATCTGTCGACTGAGTTAAATCAACTCTTTGTTGCCGTTCCCAAGAGTGCAACGTCGACAGCTCATATTCTTGTTTTTCAGCCAACGAACACCTTTCCCCCGCGCGCTGTTCCGAAGGATGTGAAAGAGCCGGTAGATGCTCCTGCCGCTGAACAGATTGTTCTGAAGGAACTGTCAGCTCATCCGACACTGCGCCGCATGGGATTGCATGTCATTCCACCCGGGCAGAAGACCATGATTCTGATTGCGAATGGAAACGAGACGCGTCTCGGAATCCATACATCGCCAGGGGATTTTGCCGCAGTGAAAGAGGGCGGTATCTATGGCCCCCGAATTGAAGACGGACAGTTCTACAACATGAAGATGCCGATGTTCGATGCACAACACCGCAACATTGGAATTTTAGTCATGGAAATTCCGTGCACGACCGCTGGAAATGAAAAGGAAGCAGCAGAGCAAGCGGATCGTATTCGGGCCGAAGTTGCATCGCAGATTCCTGACCTGCAGTCCCTGTTCGTGACATCGTCTAGGTAA